The DNA window GCCTCTGCCGTAAATACCCTACGCCCGTCGCCGTCAAAAAATTCGAGGCGGTCGTAATAGAGGCGCTCCGTATCGGTGAATCGAATGGTCATGGCGACCTCCCCATCGTCGCCCAGGGTCACAACGCCATCCTCATAACCCATGACGGAAAACCGCCTGGTGTACGAATGGTCGCGGACGAAGATCAAGAGCCAATCCAACGCGACGAGATGGGCGGCCTCCTCCATTTCGCCCGACACAAAATAGTCCGACGGCCCCGCCTCGCCCTTATCCCCCGGGCCCGGGTGGCCGTGACGGACATAGGTGGTTCCATTCCAGGAGTCGCGCCATACCGGCCGCTCATCGCCGTCAGGCCCGAATTTCACCAATTCGTTGTAGCGTCCGTCAGCCGCGCGAACTCCGCTGTAGGTGCGAACCTTGGGTGGAGCGGCAGGGTCAAAGTTCTCTTCGACGCTGAATTGGAAGGCCACATCGCCGATCTGCTCCGGCGCGTGCATCTGGTTATACCGGTCGATGAGCGCCTGGCCCTCCGCGATACCCTGCGGCATTGGCGCGAAGGGCACGGTGAAGACCTGCTCCTCTTCACCCGCCTTCACGTCCGGCAGGTGATGGTAGTCATCTCCATTGGGCGCGTGCGGATTCTCTCGGTAAAAGCTGAGGCTGATCGTGGCGTTGGGCGCCTCCGACCATAAAAACCGGCCCTCGCCGTCGGTCTTTCCACTGAATCCGCCCAGGCTGACCCCAGTCTCCGACCGTGCCGAAGCGCTTACCTGAATCTTCCCCAGGGGGTTCCCGCCGGCGTCCAGCACCCGCCCGCGCAGCATGCCGCCCCTGGTTAGCACAATGCGGACGGGCGGCATGCCCGCGGTGACATTGACCGTCTCGGCGCCGGAAACAAATCCCGCCGCATCGATTCTCAACACGGACTCGCCGGGCCGGATCGGCTTGATTTCGAAAACGCCATTGGAATCGGAGGTTGCGACACGGCCCGTGGCGCGCAAGGACCGCTGCCGCCAGTTTTCCAGTTCGATCACCCGCGCACCCGCGATCGGAACATCATCGTCATCGACCACCAATCCCGGCAGGCCGATCGCGTCGCCGATCGTCAGTACCGCCGAGCCGTCACGCAGCGCCGCGACGGGAAGTTCGGCGACCGTATACGTCGTAGTGGCGTAGTCGGGATGGTCCAGTGAGACCCAGAACTCCCCCAAATCCTTCGGCGCCACATCGCAGCTCCAGCGTCCACCTTCGTCGGTGTTGACCGCGTGAGGCAGCGGCTCCTGGGCGTCCCAATTGTGCCCGCCGAGAACGGGGATCGATACGGCCACCCCCGCTACGGCGGCGCCCGACGTATCCACTACGGTACCGCCGATGTAGGTTGCCCGTTCGAGATCCAGCCGCAGATCGGATGGCGCGGGCGAATCCCAGCCGGCCTCATTGGTCACATACCCCGCCGCAAAAGCCCGCAGCCGGTAGGGCGCGGGCCGATCGGGCATATAGAGCCGGGCCATCCCCGTCGCGTCCGTGCGGTAGACATGGACCTCTTCGTTGTCCGGGCCCAAGTCCTCCACAAGCAGGAAGCGCGCATCGGGCAGGGGGCGGCCCTCGCCCGTGATGCGTACCGTGACCGCGCGGCGGGGGCCCGCGTTCCCGGCCACATAGTTGCCCACCGCCGTCCCCTCCAGGCGCCGCAGTCCGTCGGGCCCGATCTGCACCGGGAGTATGGCCCCCCGTAGCGCCGGAAACCGCGCGAGGATCGCCATGCCTGCGTCGGTGAGATAGGTGTCCGCCAGGCTTACTTCGGCCAGATTGGGCAGTTTCTGAAGCGACGCCAGCCCCGCGTCGGTGATGTTGTTGTTTTCCAGATTCAACCGGCGCAATCGTTGAAGCCCCTCCAGGAACTCGAGCCCGCTATCGGTGATGAGCGTATCTTCAATCCCGAGCTCGTCCAGGTTCCGAAGGCCCGCCAGATACCGCATCCCCTCGTCCGTGATGTCGAGCATCCACATGTCCAGATAGGTCAGGTTAGACATATTCCGGATATACGACAACCCCTCATCTCCCACTTGAGTCCGATTCAGGACAAGCTCCTGCATGGCCGTCATTCCGCCGAGATGGCGCATACCCTCATCCCCCACGTCGGTGCTATTGATATTGAGCCGAATGAGTTGGGTCATTCCGGCAAGATACTGCATCCCCGCGTCCGTGACAGGCGTCTCGCGAAGCTCCAGGCGCGTCAATCCGGTTAATCCTTGTATATGGGCAAGTTGCTCGTCCTGGACCGCCGTTCCGGTAAGGGAAAGTGACTGGATATCCGTGGCGCCGAAGTTCGCCAGCGGCGAAAGGTCCGCGGCGCCCGCGTCATTCACACGAAGATAGACCGGCGCCCCGGCGGGCGCCTCGACCGCGCCTCGCGCGTCGACGCTCTCGCCGCCGATCTGCAACGTGCCCATGGAATAGTCTTCGGGGAAGCGCAATACCCGCGCGCCCGGCGTCGCGCCGGCTTCGGGCGGCGCGGCCGCCGTGATCGCGGAGGCCAGGGGTAGCGCTGGCTCGGTTCGCGCGCCGGCCACACCGGGGTCGACGCTCAGAAGCCCGACAAGCGCGCAGCACGTCAGTGCGCGCTGCCACAGACGCAGCCGGTCCGGGTGCGAGAACGGATCCCCAAGCAGCGTCTCAATACGCCGCCCGATATGGCTCCGGCTCGCGAAGAGCCCCGCCGACATCAACGGACGTTGCCGTTTCCCGATCATGCCCAGCAATTCGCACAGCTCGCGCGCATAGCCCACCGCGTCGTGCTCGGTCTTGAGCAGCGCGCGATCGCACGCAAGCTCGGCCGACTCCTCCCAGCGCTTGCCCGCCCACCAGACGCAGGGGTGAAAGAAAAAGACCGCCTGCGCGACCAGCCGCAGCATCTGGCCCAACGTATCCCCATGCCGCCAGTGCGTCAGCTCGTGCCGCAGCGTCCACGCCCATTGCTCCGCCGTGCCCTCCCGCTCCAGCCACTGCGGCGCCAGTATCACCGGGCGAACTATTCCGGCAATCGCCGGCGTCTCCAACTCCTCGGTAACGCGAAGCGCCGGCGTCCACCAACGGGCCGCTCCCTCCAGCTCGGCCTCGTAGGCGGCCAGAAGAGCCCGTGAGGGAGCCCGCGTCCGCCGCCGCAAACCGTGGAGGCGAATCTGCTCGACCAGCAGCCAGGCCAGCAGCGCGCCCGCGCCCGCGACCCAGAAACCTATCAGCCACGCCGCGGGAGAGTATCCCCGCCAGGGAGCCGCTTTCCGCGCTGCCTTTGGCGGCGCCACCCCCGCCGGTGCCGCCATCGCGGTCTTGATATCGCGCACGGCCGACGCCGGAATTCCAGCCTCCGGACCCACACGCCGGGAGTCCAGCAGTCGCGGCGTATAGAGATTATTGGACCCAACGGCGACGGGAGAGGCTCCGCGCGATGCGCTATCAAGCACCGCCAGATCGAACGGCGCGCGAAAGGCTACGGCAACGAGCGCGTTGAGTAGTACGATGGCCCAGAGCAGCGACTGGATCCGATGGCTGCGGATCGCACCACACTTAATGGCCAGCGCCAGCAGCGGAACCAGCGCGCACAACTCCAGGCTGGCGAAAGCGAGGCGGCCCAAAAGGGGCCACGTTTCGAAGAAGGTCCCCAGAAGGACCGCGGTGTCAACCATCTCACTTGCCCTTTCCCTGCTGCTCCTCGATCAGCTTCCGGAGCGCCTCCAGATCCTCGTCGCTGAGTCGTTCCTCCTTGATTAGACAGGAGAGAACCTGGCGCGGCGAACCGCCGAAGAATCCGGATACCAGGTCCCGCAACGTGCGCTTCCCCACGTTCTCGCGGCTCACCGCCGGCCTGAAGCGGTGCTGCCGCGCAATCGTCGGAACGAGTTCAACGTAGCCCTTCTTCCGCAAATTCGCCAGAACCGTGCGGATGGTGGACTCCGCCAGGCGCTCGGTTCGGTTGAATTCTTCGATGACCTCGCTGGATCCGCACTCTCCGAGGTTCCACACAATGCCCATCACCCGCTGCTCAAGGCGCGACAGGGGCGGAAGGTCGCGCGGCGTATTCTTGATTCGATTTGCCACAGCCCAGTTCCTTTATCTTCACAGCAGTTCACTAAAATTATCAACTTCATCTATATTTATAGCGGAAAAACGGGCGGTTGTCAATCACTTTTTTCGGCCCCTGCTCCCCCGCCACACAAAAAAGCGCGGGCCGCCCGTTTCCAGACGGCCCGCGCGCGGACTACGGCTATTCTACTATACGCCTACGGCAGCGCCACGTCCTCGCCCTCGCCGTTCTGCAGGCGATCGCCGAAGCGCCGGCCGATGGTCGGAGAATCATTGTCCACCTGCCAGCGGAACTGATCCTCCGTGGCGTCCTGATCCACGACGCGCACATGCGTGAAGACAACGTCCACATCGCGCGCGGCGCCGCAGAAGCGCGGGCGCTCGCCCTCCTCGACCACTTCGCTCTCGGGAATGGCGAAGGTCCGGATGGTGCTGCGCACCACGAAATCGCCCGGCGTTTCGAAAAGCCGCCGCACGCCAATGTTCGCGGTAGCCACCGCCGGCCCGCAGAGCCGGTGCGCCGCGCCGTCGCGCCCGAGAGGTTCCCAGCTATTCTCCGGTACCGCGGCCCCGGGCGCTGTCCCGGGTTCCAGTCTGCGAATGTGCAAGACCAGCTCACTGCGGATCAGGCCGCAGGCGTCGCCGTGCCATACCCCCTCGACATTCCGGTCGAAGCGGAAAGCAATTCCGGTGCCGGCGCGCACGAGCAGCCGCCCGTTCTCGCGGTGGAAGTTGGTCGCCGCGCCGACCACATCGCATTCGCCCCCCGACGGCCCGGGCCGCGGCGCGAGCGAGGCGCGCGGGCTCGCGACGATATACTGCCGCAGCGGCCGGTTAATCGCCTCCGGGCCCTCGTCGTTCAGTCCCAGCGCCCCGTTAATGACGTGCTGAATATCCGTCGGGCCGATAATCCCGTCGTTGTCCACATCGCCAATGATCTCAAAGGGATCCCCGTCCTGCGCCATCGCCAGGGGGGCCATGCAGAGGGCAAGCAGCAACACAAGCGCCGTTGCCCGGCGGTCTTTCATCCATTTCATGGTGCTATCTCCATGTTAAGGTCAATTCATATGCGTGAAAGAGTGTTCGGATGGGGCGTCCCCGCTCGGCGGCGCGTTCGCAAGTAGATGATACCGGTAGCGAAAGCGATTGCCCGCTTGGGCGGGCGGCGACTGCTCCGATCCGATAGTCGGTTGCTCGGCGTCGCCATTCGCTTCGCCCAGCTCGGTGTTCGCGAATGCCGATTCCGGGGCCGGCATTCGGGACGATGGCGGCAATGTCGCCCACGCTGTCGCGCCCCAAACCGTCGCGCCGTCCTCGGCATCGGCGCCCTCGGAAGCTCCGAACAGGCGCTGAATATCCAACACACCAGTGCGCGCAGCCGAAGCCTGTGAATCCACACTGGAAAGCGCGCCGAGCGCACCTTGAAGCGTCAACACCTCCGCCCGCGCGCCGGGCGAGCCGTCCACCCCCGGAAGATTGGCCGCCAGGGCCGCGACGACCATGACGACCAGACGCAGACGCCAGCGGCCACTTTCGCCGGTCCCGAAACGCACGTTATATCGAAAGCCCAGAATTCTCATGACCGAGCCCGCTCCCTCCACGTCGCGAGCAACGCGATGCACGCGAGCAGTACAAGAAGGTCCGCAACCCACCAGGCAACATGGCCAGAATTCTCCGTCGAGGGTCCGCATCCTGGGATTTTTCCATTGCCTCCTTCCCCTTCGCCTTCACCCTCGCCTTCGCCTTCACCCTCGCCTTCTCCCTCACCTTCGCCCTCACCCTCACCTTCACCTTCACCCTCACCCTCACCCTCACCTTCACCCTCACCTTCGCCTTCGCCCTCGCCCTCGCCTTCGCCCTCACCCTCACCCTCACCTTCACCCTCACCTTCACCCTCACCTTCACCCTCACCTTCACCCTCACCTTCACCCTCACCTTCTCCCTCACCTTCTCCCTCGCCTTCGCCTTCGCCCTCTCCTTCCCCTTCCCCTTCTCCTTCGCCTTCTCCCTCACCTTCGCCCTCACCCTCACCTTCGCCCTCACCTTCACCCTCACCTTCACCCTCGCCTTCCCCTTCGCCTTCACCTTCACCTTCACCTTCACCTTCACCTTCGCCTTCCACCGCGCCGCCCAGAACCTCGATGGTCCCGGGATTCACTTGCGCCACCAGAGAAAAACCCAGCGGATCGGATATCAACACGTTGGCCAGCGTCACCATCAAGGGACCATTGGGAACCCCCATCGCGACGTCAAAATCCACGTAGAGAATCACCCCATCCGGTATCTCGTTCTGGTTGAACCCAAAAATAATGACGCGCGTGCTTCCATCCGGCCGCGCCGTAATGCTGGCATCTTTGTCGGCGGCCTCCGCGGCGGGTCCAATCCGCACGTCGCCCACCGCCAGGGCGGCCGTTTCAAACAAAAGGTCAAATTGCACAATGGAAACGTCCGCGCCCTCCGCCTCCAGCCATATCGGCAGGGTTACCACGTCGCCGGGATTCGCGCTGGTGTCGTCGAGCGACAGCAGAATGGCCGCGGCGGGCAGGCAGACCAGCCCCGCGAGGACAAGGGAAACAAGCGCCGAATAATACTTCACCGGGCACGACCTTTCCGCCGGCGCGGCCGGCTGCGGGCCAGCGCCATGGTAATCCCCACCACAAATACCGCAAACAGGAGCGCGCGATAGCGGATGATCCACGCCGGGCCGGAGCCCGTGGATACCGCGCGCGCCGCGCCCGACGCCACGGCGATCGCTTTGTCGCCATCAACCACCAGCACATCACTGGTCAGGGTGACCGCAACAGGATTCCCAAAGGGATCGCTGAGCACCGCGCCGTCAAGCCGCACCGCGCCGGAAGCGCCGGCGCCGCCCTCGCGCGCGAAGAACAGCCGCGCCACTTCGCCGCCGCCGAGCTCGTTTCGGTTGAAGCCCACTACCACAACGCGCACCACCCCGGGGCGCCGCTCGTGCGCCTGGGCCGACTTCTCCGCGCGGGACGCGACCTCGCCGGCCTCCGCCTTCAGAAAGCGCCAGGCGTCGGCGTCATACGTAACGTCAATCTGAAACGCTGCCACGCTTTCCCCGCCGGGCAATGCGAGCACCACGGGCGCCACGATCCCGTCAGGGGATATCGTGGCCCGCGACACATCGATCCCGAGGGTGGCGGCGCGTACGGACCCCCCAGCCGCCAGCGCCAGCGGGACAATAACGATGATCAACACACCGCGCATACTAGCGCCTCCCGCGCCGCGCGCGCCCGGGAGCAATCAATCCGGCGCGCCCGGCGAACAGCAGGACGAAGAGAAGCGCGGCGACGCCAGTGACGATCAGCGCCGCACTGCGGGGGTACGCTGCGGTATCGGCCGGGTTCCCCAAAGTCGAAACATCGCCCGACGCTACGGGGGCGCGGGGCGCCGCGATGGGCGCGGCCAGCGCCAGCCGGGCATCCGGTGGAGCGCTGGCGGCGGACCCCGCCGCCTCCGGCGCACGGCCATACGCCCCCGGGCGCCCCGCTTCGCCACTGGTTCCCGCCGGTTCCGATCCCGCGGCCGGCGCGGGTATACCAGTACCCGGCGCGGACGGCGCGAAACCCTGACGAACGGTCGACACGTCCGAGCGGGGCGGACGCTCCGATTCCGGGGGGACGCGGTCCACCCAGGTTCCGGCCGCGCGCGTGACCGGTGCGCCGGGGCCCCGATCGGCGGCCGGGCCCGACGGATCATCCAGTGCGAGCGCGCCGGGGCCTGAAGCGGTTGACCGCTCCGGCGCGCCATCGGTCGCCTCCGCGGCCTCCGCAACCGAGTCCGCCGCTTCCGGCGAGCCTTCGCTTCCGAAATCCTCCAGAGGCTCCTCGACGCCGCCCTCTTCCTCCCGGGGCGCCGCTATCTTGTCGGGAGACGCCGGGGGCGGGTTCAGGAGATCCTCGATATCAAGATTGACCGCATTGCCGAAGGGGTCCGTGGCAAGCGCCCGGTCGAGCGTCAGACCCTCCGGCGACATCCCCGCCTGTAGTGGGCGCAGCACGATGGTCGCAACATGTCCATCGTAAAGCGCGGTGTCGTTGAATCCCGTAATCAGGACGCGCCCGCTCCCCGCCCGGGGCGCCGAGACCACGATCTCCTTGCCGGCGTCGGTCGCCGCGCCCCCCGGGGTGATGCCGACCAGTTCAAAGCGCGCGGGGTCATAGTGCACGTCAAACACGATGCCCGAAACGGGATCGCGCTCGTCCGTGTACAGCAGCACGGGTGTCTCAACCATCCCGCCGGTGCGCGTGGGCTGTTGCATGCTCACCACGGCCGCGTACGCGGCCCAGGAGCACGCCAAACCAATCGCAATGCAGGCGATGGCGCGCCGGCGGGCAAAACGCCGCCGTAACCTGGACGGGTGCTCGGATTCGATCATGGGGTCCATGGAATTTTCTCGCGAAGGAGTCGCTGAGGCGCGCACTTCAGTCCGGGATTCAGCGGATGATCGTAGGATCGCTGAGCCGGTCCCGCGGCGCCGTGTCGATTGGCGAACAGGATCACGCTTCCCCGCCGCAAACCGCGGGCGGTCGGGCGGGAAGCATCAGGCGAGAAAAGGGGGCGCGTGCGGGCCCAGGGGAAGCAATGCGCGCGGCGCACACGGCGGCGCGAGAGAACGTATAGGAAGGGCGGATCGCGCGGGCGCCAGGTCGGCCCCGGACAGGCGTACGCGCGCCGGGACCGGTATCGCCTGTTTCTCCTGGCGGAGAACCCGCGTGCGCTCCATATCCAACGTAGCCTGGTGAATCGGGCCGGCGCGCAACTCGCCGGAGGGGGGCGCTTCGCCGGACGCGATGCCCATCAGCCCCTGAAGCGCCGAAAGGTCTCCCGCACCGGCCTCGCCCGCGCCAAACTGAAGAGCACAGACATCGTGCGAAACCTGGGGAGCGCCGGGCGCGGGTATGGCGCCGAGCCCGCTCGCCACGTTGGCGAGCAGGGCGAAGAAGACGCTCCACACAACCCGATTGCACGTTCGCATGATAAACCCTCTACACCAAGAGGCTACCACGGATGCACGGCCGTGTCAACACGTAATCTCGGAATCCAGTATGGACCCCACACCAGGCGAGCCCCGACCATGGGCCGCGCAATCCGTGCGTATTCGTCGGCGCGGCGCCGCTCAGCGATCGCGGGGTGCGGTGCGGCGAACGGATTCTTCACTCCAGCCCTGTACGGCCTGCGCGTCCCCGGAGCTGGCGGCGTGGGGCGCCTGTGCGTCGTCCTCGCTGCCCGTTTCCTCCGTGGCCTCGGTGGTCTTGGTCCCCTCGGCGACCTCGGCGACCTCGGCGACCGCGGTATACGGCGGAATCGGAGGCGGAACGCGAACCGCGGCGGATGCCTTCGGGAACGCCATTTCCGCCCGCTGCATGGAATTGAAATTGACCATCCCGTAGGACAGTATCAGCGCGATCACAATACCGAACACCAACGTCTTGTTACCCAGGTTGATTTCCAGCATGTCCATTTCCTTTCGAGTCTGGCCACCGGGGATTTCGGGCGCGCCTGGGCTCCGGTGCGGTCCGCTGGCCTGGATTAACCGCTCCACCGGGATTGTACCCGCATTTCCGGTAAAATGCAAATCCGTATTTACGGAAACACGCTTCCTGCGCCCCTGGCGGCCCGGTATTGTTTGACCTGTCAATGAATTCGCGGTAAACTAACGCCATGAGCCCGTTACAATCCGAAATTAAACAGTCGCGGGGCTTCTCCTCGGCCGCCGAGGAAGCCCTGCTCAACCTCCAGCGCACCGCCGACCACATCCAGATCGCCTTTACCCGCCTCTTCCGGGCCCATGGCATCACGGGCCAGCAGTACAATGTGCTGCGCATCCTGCGGGGGGCCGGGGAGCCCCTCCCCATCCTCGAAATCGGCGCGCGCATGGTCACGGTCGTCCCCGCCATTACGGGCCTGATCGACCGCCTCGAAAAGCTGGGCCTGGTCTGCCGGACGCGCTCGGATGCGGATCGCCGCGTGATCAGCGTGACCCTGCTGGAGCCGGGCCGGCGCCTGCTGGCGGATCTCGACGAGCCCGTGACCGCGCTGAACCGCGAGCTGCTGGCGCACATGGACGACGCCGAACTTCGATCGGCGATCGCGCTGCTGGAAAAGATGCGGGCCCATTGTCCCTCCTGCCAGGAGAAACATTGAGTCGTCTCCGCCAGGAAGCAGCGCGGGCGCGAACCCGGCATTGGGGATCGCGCCCGCGGTTCTGGTGACGATTATTTCACGCGAAGTGCATGGCGGGGCGGCGGCGCGCCTCCTCTTCCATCGCCCGCGGGAACAGCACGTTGTTCTCCTTGTGGATGTGGAGGTGGAGATCCATCGCCAGGTCGTGCAGGCCATCCAGGAGGGCCTGGTAGGTGTTGCAGGCCCAGTCCGGCGGCGTGAAGTCGTCGGTCAGTTCCGCGATCCGCTCTAGCCCACCGCCGGCGTCGTCGTGTTCCGCCTCCATGGCGTGAATCGGGTTCGACAGGGTCCCGAAGGGCATGGGCGGCAGGCCCTCCTGGCGCGCGAACAGCCGAATGACGGGAAACAGCACGTATTCCTCCTTCATCGTGTGGCTGTCGAGTTCGCCCGCCAGCCCCTGGACGGTGTTCGCCAGTTCCTCCAGGCGCGGATCGCGGTCGCCGTGAACCTTGGCCACTTTCTGGGACATCTGGATCAGCCGGGGCAGTTCCAGGCGCAAGTACTCGTGGTGGCGCTCCACGATGTGGTCGCAGAGCTCGTCCAGCGGCATCGCCGCCGCGTCGATTTCGTCGCCGGCGGCGCGGCGGGCGTCGGAGCGGTGGAGCGCGTCGAGGACGGCGTCCATGTCGACGCCCTTTTTCAGGCAGGCCTCCTCCAGCGAGCGCTTGCCGCCGCAGCAGTAATCGATCTGGAAGGCTTCAAAGACGCGCGAGCGGGACGGGTGGGCCGTGACGAGTTCGCCGACGGTCTGGGTTGCGGTAATGGTGCTCATGGTGGTGTTCCTTTCCGGTTTCTTGCCTACTGTTCGGCGGGAACAGTGTTCTTGTCGTCCACGGCGGTGTAGTCCACCGCCATCACATCTTCCGTTTCATCGCTGAGGGACCAGCCGGTCTTCAGGCCGAGGATGAACCAGCCCAGGGCCACGATGCCGATCGCGAATATGGTGTCGCCGATGACGCGCATCCAGCGGAGGGTGTTCATGAGGCCGGTCTGCATGAATTCGGCGGAGCGGGCCATCCACATGCCGTCGTTGACGCTGGCCCAGACCTGGAGCAGGCCGCGGGGCAGGTCGCTGAGGAGCACCATGAGGGCGAGGCCGATGTTCATCATCCAGAAGGCGAAGGCGAGCGTGCCGGTCTTCCAGACGAGCCGCTGGGTGAGGCCCTTGAGGCAGAAGAGCGTGAGCCCGATGCCGAGCATGCCGTAGACCCCGAAGAGGGCGGTGTGGGCGTGCACGGCGGTGGTGTTCAGGCCCTGCATGTAGTACAGCGCGATGGGCGGGTTGATGAGGAAGCCGAAGATACCGGCGCCGACCAGGTTCCAGAAGGCGACGGCCACGAAGCAGTAGATGGGCCACTTGTAGGCCACGACCCAGGGGCGGGCGCGGCTGAGGGTGAGGTTTTCGTAGGCCTCGAAGCCGATAAGCACGAGCGGCACGACCTCGAGCGCGCTGAA is part of the Candidatus Hydrogenedentota bacterium genome and encodes:
- a CDS encoding BlaI/MecI/CopY family transcriptional regulator; translated protein: MANRIKNTPRDLPPLSRLEQRVMGIVWNLGECGSSEVIEEFNRTERLAESTIRTVLANLRKKGYVELVPTIARQHRFRPAVSRENVGKRTLRDLVSGFFGGSPRQVLSCLIKEERLSDEDLEALRKLIEEQQGKGK
- the ric gene encoding iron-sulfur cluster repair di-iron protein, yielding MSTITATQTVGELVTAHPSRSRVFEAFQIDYCCGGKRSLEEACLKKGVDMDAVLDALHRSDARRAAGDEIDAAAMPLDELCDHIVERHHEYLRLELPRLIQMSQKVAKVHGDRDPRLEELANTVQGLAGELDSHTMKEEYVLFPVIRLFARQEGLPPMPFGTLSNPIHAMEAEHDDAGGGLERIAELTDDFTPPDWACNTYQALLDGLHDLAMDLHLHIHKENNVLFPRAMEEEARRRPAMHFA
- a CDS encoding carboxypeptidase regulatory-like domain-containing protein produces the protein MVDTAVLLGTFFETWPLLGRLAFASLELCALVPLLALAIKCGAIRSHRIQSLLWAIVLLNALVAVAFRAPFDLAVLDSASRGASPVAVGSNNLYTPRLLDSRRVGPEAGIPASAVRDIKTAMAAPAGVAPPKAARKAAPWRGYSPAAWLIGFWVAGAGALLAWLLVEQIRLHGLRRRTRAPSRALLAAYEAELEGAARWWTPALRVTEELETPAIAGIVRPVILAPQWLEREGTAEQWAWTLRHELTHWRHGDTLGQMLRLVAQAVFFFHPCVWWAGKRWEESAELACDRALLKTEHDAVGYARELCELLGMIGKRQRPLMSAGLFASRSHIGRRIETLLGDPFSHPDRLRLWQRALTCCALVGLLSVDPGVAGARTEPALPLASAITAAAPPEAGATPGARVLRFPEDYSMGTLQIGGESVDARGAVEAPAGAPVYLRVNDAGAADLSPLANFGATDIQSLSLTGTAVQDEQLAHIQGLTGLTRLELRETPVTDAGMQYLAGMTQLIRLNINSTDVGDEGMRHLGGMTAMQELVLNRTQVGDEGLSYIRNMSNLTYLDMWMLDITDEGMRYLAGLRNLDELGIEDTLITDSGLEFLEGLQRLRRLNLENNNITDAGLASLQKLPNLAEVSLADTYLTDAGMAILARFPALRGAILPVQIGPDGLRRLEGTAVGNYVAGNAGPRRAVTVRITGEGRPLPDARFLLVEDLGPDNEEVHVYRTDATGMARLYMPDRPAPYRLRAFAAGYVTNEAGWDSPAPSDLRLDLERATYIGGTVVDTSGAAVAGVAVSIPVLGGHNWDAQEPLPHAVNTDEGGRWSCDVAPKDLGEFWVSLDHPDYATTTYTVAELPVAALRDGSAVLTIGDAIGLPGLVVDDDDVPIAGARVIELENWRQRSLRATGRVATSDSNGVFEIKPIRPGESVLRIDAAGFVSGAETVNVTAGMPPVRIVLTRGGMLRGRVLDAGGNPLGKIQVSASARSETGVSLGGFSGKTDGEGRFLWSEAPNATISLSFYRENPHAPNGDDYHHLPDVKAGEEEQVFTVPFAPMPQGIAEGQALIDRYNQMHAPEQIGDVAFQFSVEENFDPAAPPKVRTYSGVRAADGRYNELVKFGPDGDERPVWRDSWNGTTYVRHGHPGPGDKGEAGPSDYFVSGEMEEAAHLVALDWLLIFVRDHSYTRRFSVMGYEDGVVTLGDDGEVAMTIRFTDTERLYYDRLEFFDGDGRRVFTAEASDWSNYNDISYPNSVLGRYTYEAMQGESKFNNEMILPIKANDPEADIFAIEIPEDGAVVFDMGGERNSVAAAELDAGLMARKEYLEAVAAWSGGGDVAGLARSDE
- a CDS encoding MarR family transcriptional regulator, whose product is MSPLQSEIKQSRGFSSAAEEALLNLQRTADHIQIAFTRLFRAHGITGQQYNVLRILRGAGEPLPILEIGARMVTVVPAITGLIDRLEKLGLVCRTRSDADRRVISVTLLEPGRRLLADLDEPVTALNRELLAHMDDAELRSAIALLEKMRAHCPSCQEKH